One window from the genome of Brachyspira hampsonii encodes:
- a CDS encoding aminoacyl-histidine dipeptidase, translating into MFLNNFDNLDSKEVFRWFTEISKIPRRSKHEKQISDFLVQFAKDRNLEVYQSKENNVIIKKEASKGYENIAPVIIQGHMDMVCEKTNESKHDFDKDPLELIVEGDVLRANDTTLGADDGIAVAYGLALLDSKDIAHPALEVLITSDEEDGMSGAFSVTDEYLNGKTLINLDSEVEGVLWVSSAGGINALSEFNIERESNNYPALKIEITGLKGGHSGMEIDKQRANAIKILGRVLYSVKDYINIAYIEGGSVHNAIAKNAYAVVTAEDTNKVKNIIEELSENIKFEYKVADPNMQILVANTENVEECYKKELTNNIINFMILSPDGVLYMSKDIEGLVQTSANNGVLKEKNNKLTFNIFIRSSVESSSDEIVLRVKALSSMTNSNFIDQDGYSAWEYDPNSKVRDIAVKAYKTVTGKDVSVSSVHVGLECGILKKTLKDVDVISMGPNIYNVHTPKEYLSISSVDTIWKVLKEIIKNIK; encoded by the coding sequence ATGTTTTTAAATAATTTTGATAATCTCGATTCTAAAGAAGTTTTCAGATGGTTTACTGAAATAAGTAAAATACCCAGAAGGTCTAAACATGAAAAGCAGATAAGTGATTTTTTAGTGCAATTTGCTAAAGATAGAAATTTAGAAGTATATCAGAGTAAAGAAAATAATGTAATAATTAAGAAAGAAGCATCAAAAGGATATGAAAATATAGCACCTGTTATTATACAGGGACATATGGACATGGTTTGCGAAAAAACTAATGAGTCTAAACATGATTTCGATAAAGATCCTTTAGAATTAATAGTAGAAGGAGATGTTTTAAGGGCAAATGATACTACTTTGGGGGCAGATGACGGAATTGCTGTTGCTTATGGTTTAGCCTTGCTTGATTCTAAAGATATAGCTCATCCTGCTTTAGAAGTTCTCATTACATCTGATGAAGAAGATGGCATGTCAGGAGCATTTTCTGTTACAGATGAGTATTTAAATGGTAAAACACTTATTAATTTAGATTCTGAAGTTGAGGGTGTTCTTTGGGTAAGCAGTGCAGGCGGTATTAATGCTTTATCTGAATTTAATATAGAGAGAGAGTCAAATAATTATCCTGCATTAAAAATAGAGATTACAGGGCTTAAAGGCGGACATTCTGGTATGGAAATTGATAAACAAAGAGCAAATGCCATAAAAATATTAGGAAGAGTTTTGTATTCTGTTAAAGACTATATAAATATTGCATATATAGAAGGCGGTTCTGTTCATAATGCTATTGCTAAAAATGCCTATGCTGTTGTTACTGCTGAAGATACGAATAAAGTAAAAAATATTATAGAAGAGCTTTCTGAAAATATAAAATTTGAATATAAAGTTGCTGATCCTAATATGCAGATACTTGTTGCAAATACTGAGAATGTAGAAGAATGTTATAAAAAAGAATTAACTAATAATATTATAAATTTTATGATTCTATCTCCTGATGGAGTTCTCTATATGAGTAAAGATATAGAAGGCTTAGTACAGACAAGTGCTAATAATGGAGTGCTTAAAGAAAAAAATAATAAATTGACATTTAATATCTTTATTAGAAGTTCAGTAGAAAGTTCATCAGATGAAATAGTTTTAAGGGTTAAGGCTTTATCTTCGATGACAAATTCTAATTTTATAGATCAAGATGGATATTCTGCTTGGGAGTATGATCCTAATTCAAAAGTAAGAGATATAGCTGTAAAAGCATATAAAACAGTTACGGGTAAAGATGTTTCTGTATCTTCTGTACATGTTGGTTTGGAATGCGGTATATTAAAGAAAACGTTAAAAGATGTTGATGTTATTAGTATGGGACCTAATATTTATAATGTTCATACTCCTAAAGAATATTTAAGCATATCTTCAGTTGATACAATATGGAAAGTTTTGAAAGAAATTATTAAAAATATTAAATGA
- a CDS encoding peptide ABC transporter substrate-binding protein, giving the protein MVKLLKYAIFSIVIFIFSISCGGGNSKYEEGVLRLNVGPEPQTIDPTLNSAIDGSMYIIHAFEGLANKDKDGSIVGGVAESWDISDNGTKYVFHIRSNAKWSDGKPVTANDFVYSWRRATDPKTAANYSYQMEPLKNAKKITAGEMPVDSLGVTALDDNTLEVTLEAPTPYFDQLMAYPVYFPLREDIIEANPDTWTMNPETYIGNGPFKMTERSIDDRIVMEVNTNYWNVSVIVPKKLVFVLMDNGTSVVAGIKEGSIYFSDRVPTQDMDSLKEEGYLQIKPYLALYYYSLNNTNEVLKDVRVRKALSLAIDRNYIVEQVTRGGQIPAAGLVPGLISDINGSFRTNGGDYYSVKPEDYTKNVEEAKKLLAEAGYPDGQGFPVLDFKTNPGEHTSIFEAVQQMWKNNLGIDSTISSEEWAVFQQTRLDKSYVVARNAWVGDYDDPMTFLGMFLSHSAQNVEGYNNPQYDALLAQASSIGDNNVRMPILHKAEDLFMSEMPIIPLYFYTLPVLVNPNLKDVQYDVLGKHKFFYAYLENDKN; this is encoded by the coding sequence ATGGTTAAATTATTAAAATATGCAATTTTTTCTATAGTTATATTTATATTCTCTATTTCTTGCGGCGGAGGAAATTCTAAATATGAAGAAGGAGTATTGAGACTCAATGTAGGACCAGAGCCTCAAACAATAGATCCAACATTGAATTCAGCTATAGACGGAAGTATGTATATAATTCATGCTTTTGAAGGGCTTGCTAATAAGGATAAGGACGGTAGTATAGTAGGAGGAGTTGCTGAAAGCTGGGATATTAGTGATAACGGAACTAAATATGTATTTCATATTAGAAGTAATGCTAAATGGTCAGATGGAAAGCCCGTAACAGCAAATGATTTTGTTTATAGTTGGAGAAGAGCAACAGATCCAAAAACAGCTGCTAATTATAGTTATCAGATGGAGCCTTTAAAAAATGCCAAAAAGATTACAGCAGGAGAAATGCCTGTAGATTCATTGGGAGTTACAGCTTTAGATGATAATACTTTAGAAGTAACATTGGAAGCTCCTACACCATATTTTGATCAGCTTATGGCTTATCCTGTTTATTTTCCTTTAAGAGAGGATATTATAGAAGCTAATCCTGATACTTGGACTATGAATCCTGAAACTTATATAGGAAATGGTCCTTTCAAAATGACTGAAAGATCTATTGATGACAGAATAGTTATGGAAGTTAATACTAATTATTGGAATGTTTCAGTTATAGTGCCTAAAAAGTTAGTATTTGTTCTAATGGATAATGGAACTTCAGTAGTAGCCGGCATTAAAGAAGGTTCTATATATTTTTCTGACAGAGTTCCTACTCAGGATATGGATTCTTTAAAAGAAGAAGGATATTTACAAATAAAACCATATTTGGCTCTTTATTATTATAGTTTGAATAATACTAATGAAGTTTTAAAAGATGTAAGAGTTCGTAAAGCATTATCTTTGGCTATAGATAGAAATTATATAGTAGAGCAGGTTACAAGAGGCGGACAGATACCAGCAGCAGGACTTGTGCCGGGATTGATATCAGATATTAATGGTAGTTTCAGAACTAATGGAGGTGATTATTACAGTGTAAAACCAGAAGATTATACAAAAAATGTAGAAGAAGCTAAAAAATTATTGGCAGAAGCAGGATATCCTGATGGTCAAGGATTTCCGGTATTAGATTTTAAGACTAATCCTGGAGAACATACTTCTATATTTGAAGCTGTTCAGCAGATGTGGAAAAATAATTTAGGAATAGACAGTACAATATCAAGTGAGGAATGGGCAGTATTTCAGCAGACTCGTTTGGATAAGTCTTATGTAGTTGCTAGAAATGCTTGGGTTGGAGATTATGATGATCCTATGACATTTTTAGGTATGTTCTTAAGTCATAGTGCTCAAAATGTGGAAGGTTATAATAACCCTCAGTATGATGCATTATTAGCTCAGGCTTCTTCTATAGGTGATAATAATGTAAGAATGCCTATACTTCATAAAGCAGAGGATTTATTTATGTCTGAAATGCCTATTATACCTCTATATTTCTATACTTTACCTGTACTTGTTAATCCTAATTTGAAAGATGTGCAGTATGATGTTTTAGGTAAACATAAATTTTTCTATGCTTATTTAGAAAATGATAAAAATTAA
- a CDS encoding homoserine dehydrogenase, protein MEKKKEFKVAVAGYGHVGKDTVKTIIENNSIMEKRTGIKLTIKTIFSRNIDKVKDDKFLDKIEIKTKDLNDILNDNDIDIVIEVLGGMDTAKELLMKTNKPVVTANKALLANCFGELIKNRKTDIAFEASVAGAIPIIKAMKESLVSDRMENVYGILNGTCNYILTNMTKNNLDFKDVLKDAQDKGYAEADPTFDIDGIDTAHKLCILSSIAFCSVINFDKIFIRGIRNIILDDIVFASELGLTIKLIAEAALDNNDNAYIYVIPTLLNDKNMLSKVDYAFNAITVVGDRSGDTVFYGSGAGGRPTSSAIVSDAVTLARNSLITDELRIPILGFVEENKELKVKDFKEKNETFYVRFKSNNNNLLAFNEAFYDINIEKSVERNGNFMFVLKDVNINSIIKAIESVEKIEDIFIAKIK, encoded by the coding sequence ATGGAAAAGAAAAAAGAATTTAAAGTTGCAGTTGCAGGATATGGACATGTTGGAAAAGACACAGTAAAAACTATTATAGAAAATAATTCTATAATGGAAAAAAGAACCGGAATAAAATTAACCATTAAAACCATTTTTAGCAGAAATATTGATAAAGTAAAAGATGATAAATTTTTAGATAAAATAGAAATAAAAACGAAAGATTTAAATGATATTTTAAATGATAATGATATTGATATAGTTATAGAAGTGCTTGGCGGAATGGATACAGCAAAAGAACTTCTTATGAAGACAAATAAACCCGTAGTTACAGCTAATAAAGCATTGCTTGCTAATTGTTTTGGAGAACTTATAAAAAATAGAAAAACAGATATAGCTTTTGAGGCTTCTGTCGCAGGTGCTATACCTATAATAAAGGCAATGAAAGAGAGTTTAGTTTCGGATAGAATGGAAAATGTTTATGGAATATTAAATGGAACTTGTAATTACATATTAACTAATATGACAAAGAATAATTTAGATTTTAAGGATGTTCTTAAAGATGCTCAAGATAAAGGATATGCCGAAGCTGATCCTACATTTGATATTGACGGAATAGATACAGCACATAAATTATGTATACTTTCATCTATAGCTTTCTGCAGTGTTATAAATTTCGATAAGATATTTATAAGAGGTATAAGAAATATTATATTAGATGATATTGTTTTTGCTTCAGAGCTTGGACTTACTATTAAATTAATAGCGGAAGCTGCATTAGATAATAATGATAATGCTTATATATATGTTATACCTACATTACTTAATGATAAGAATATGCTTTCTAAAGTTGATTATGCATTTAATGCAATAACTGTAGTAGGAGATCGTTCTGGTGATACTGTATTCTATGGTTCAGGTGCTGGAGGAAGACCTACAAGCAGTGCTATAGTTTCTGATGCTGTTACTTTGGCTAGAAATAGTTTGATTACTGATGAGCTTAGAATACCAATACTTGGTTTTGTAGAAGAAAATAAAGAGCTTAAAGTAAAAGATTTCAAAGAAAAAAATGAAACTTTTTATGTAAGATTTAAATCAAATAATAATAATCTGCTTGCATTCAATGAAGCTTTTTATGATATTAATATTGAAAAAAGCGTAGAAAGAAATGGAAATTTCATGTTTGTTCTTAAAGAT